A window of the Trichoplusia ni isolate ovarian cell line Hi5 chromosome 4, tn1, whole genome shotgun sequence genome harbors these coding sequences:
- the LOC113493458 gene encoding activating signal cointegrator 1 complex subunit 1, protein MMSDILRPHLVWIEGRCYRVNDHSIEVTSLQEHDSYENDTYDDEYDEGGDEDVEVVMMDSSRYRSSLHVSKHYLGSIIGKKGAMKLRIQRDTNTELKIPKQGQDGDVVIYGPSESSVKAARRRINIIVMSSRMKQRATHFISIPMNSPDVVKRYEKFEAEVLRDCPSRGLEKSIFIGGQKLHLTLGVMCLMDNEERSIASNLLKQAKNEVIMPILLEHLPLKIRLKGLSYMNDDPSEIDVLYGLVEEEGNTKGLIQEMSDAIVDFYYRAGYMEREHGRENVKLHVTLINSKYRSKSDTPHVDDQGTRARQPRINFDGTEILEKFANYDFGVVELNSIHLSQRHSTGPDGYYQPTCVINLQ, encoded by the exons atgatGAGTGACATCCTTAGACCTCATTTAGTATGGATAGAAGGAAGATGCTATAGAGTAAACGACCACTCGATTGAAGTCACTTCACTACAAGAACACGATTCATACGAGAATG ATACCTATGACGATGAATACGATGAAGGTGGTGATGAAGATGTTGAAGTAGTCATGATGGACAGTTCTAGATATAGATCTAGTTTACATGTTTCTAA GCATTACCTAGGGTCTATTATCGGAAAGAAGGGAGCTATGAAATTGAGGATTCAGCGGGATACTAACACTGAGCTTAAGATACCAAAACAAGGGCAAGATGGAGATGTTGTAATTTATGGACCTTCAGAATCA agtgTAAAAGCTGCAAGAAGACGTATAAACATAATAGTGATGTCATCAAGGATGAAACAAAGAGCTAcacattttatatcaataccTATGAATAGTCCTGATGTTGTTAAAAGATATGAAAAATTTGAG GCCGAAGTCTTACGTGACTGTCCTAGCAGAGGTCTAGAAAAGTCCATATTTATCGGGGGACAGAAACTCCACCTGACACTTGGTGTGATGTGTTTAATGGATAATGAGGAGAGATCAATTGCATCAAACCTGCTCAAGCAGGCGAAAAATGAAGTTATAAT GCCTATACTTCTAGAGCACTTGCCTTTAAAGATCAGATTAAAAGGCTTATCATACATGAATGATGATCCATCTGAAATTGATGTTTTGTATGGCTTAGTGGAAGAGGAGGGGAATACTAAAGGCCTGATTCAAGAGATGTCTGATGCTATAGTCGACTTTTATTATAGAGCAG GATATATGGAAAGAGAACATGGCAGGGAAAACGTGAAGTTGCACGTTACACTTATCAACTCTAAGTATAGAAGTAAGTCGGACACTCCTCATGTTGACGACCAAGGAACCAGAGCTAGACAGCCGCGGATCAATTTTGATGGTACAGAAATACTCGAGAAATTCGCGAACTATGACTTTGGCGTTGTCGAGTTGAACAGTATACATCTATCGCAGAGACATTCGACGGGACCCGATGGTTATTACCAACCGACTTGCGTCATCAATTTgcaataa